The following are encoded together in the Neomonachus schauinslandi chromosome 15, ASM220157v2, whole genome shotgun sequence genome:
- the TAX1BP3 gene encoding tax1-binding protein 3 isoform X1, with protein MSYIPGQPVTAVVQRVEIHKLRQGENLILGFSIGGGIDQDPSQNPFSEDKTDKGIYVTRVSEGGPAEIAGLQIGDKIMQVNGWDMTMVTHDQARKRLTKRSEEVVRLLVTRQSLQKAVQQSMLS; from the exons CAAAGAGTTGAAATTCACAAGCTGCGTCAAGGTGAGAATTTAATACTGGGCTTCAGTATTGGAGGTGGAATTGACCAGGATCCCTCCCAGAATCCATTCTCAGAAGATAAGACAGACAAG GGCATTTATGTCACACGAGTATCTGAAGGAGGCCCTGCTGAAATTGCTGGGCTGCAGATTGGAGACAAGATTATGCAG GTGAATGGCTGGGACATGACCATGGTCACGCACGACCAAGCCCGGAAGCGGCTCACCAAGCGCTCGGAGGAGGTGGTGCGCCTGCTGGTGACGCGGCAGTCGCTGCAGAAGGCAGTGCAGCAGTCCATGCTGTCCTAG